One genomic window of Oncorhynchus kisutch isolate 150728-3 linkage group LG24, Okis_V2, whole genome shotgun sequence includes the following:
- the ogg1 gene encoding N-glycosylase/DNA lyase isoform X1: MSQHSLLSAGTKSWRSLACSRSELRLDLTLGCGQSFRWRETGDGHWTGVMGGRVWTLTQTDDTLWYHTYNSPNTIGGDGRKRRAGSLLQGSKGSGKRSKGVIEVKEEEEGEPVAVTPDRNEEELLNDYFQLKVKLGDLYRDWGAADPHFNSIAKIFTGVRMLRQDPTECLFSFICTSNNHISRIQGMVERLCQSLGTPLCQLDQTSYHDFPSLHALADNSVEACLRDLGFGYRARFMQQSARQILDSHGGPHWLQGLRSAPYLQARDALRTLPGVGPKVADCVCLMSLEKACVVPVDTHVWQIAKRDYSCVAGNGQKSLTDKVHRQIGDFFRQLWGPYAGWAHSVLFCSDLKKFQKLKETHSLKQEEEEKVKIKVEGEGINKKIHKMCNREVHDMINCKPRSLSVEIVPDHFVE, encoded by the exons ATGTCTCAGCATTCATTGCTGTCGGCGGGGACCAAGTCATGGCGCTCCCTGGCCTGCTCACGATCAGAGCTCCGTTTGGACCTCACACTAGGCTGCGGACAGAGCTTCCG CTGGCGAGAGACAGGGGATGGCCACTGGACCGGAGTGATGGGGGGACGAGTGTGGACTCTCACCCAGACAGACGACACACTATGGTACCACACATACAATAGCCCCAACACCATAGGAGGGGATGGGAGGAAGCGGAGGGCAGGTTCCTTGCTCCAGGGGTCAAAGGGGTCAGGGAAAAGATCCAAGGGAGTGATAGaggtgaaggaggaagaagagggggagccAGTGGCTGTGACCCCAGACAGGAATGAGGAAGAGCTGCTGAATGATTATTTCCAGCTGAAGGTGAAGCTGGGGGATCTGTACAGAGATTGGGGAGCAGCCGACCCACACTTTAACAGCATTGCCAAGATCTTCACAG GTGTGCGTATGCTGCGTCAGGACCCCACAGAGTGCCTGTTCTCCTTCATCTGCACCTCTAACAACCACATCTCTCGTATCCAGGGCATGGTGGAGAGGCTGTGCCAGTCCTTGGGCACCCCTCTGTGTCAGCTGGACCAGACCAGCTACCACGACTTCCCCTCCCTGCATGCACTCGCAG ACAACAGTGTGGAGGCTTGTCTGAGGGACctggggtttgggtacagggccAGGTTCATGCAGCAGAGTGCAAGACAGATCCTGGACTCTCACGGTGGGCCCCATTGGCTCCAGGGGCTCCGCAGTGCCCCCTACCTGCAGGCACGTGACGCACTGCGCACCCTGCCCGGGGTAGGCCCCAAG GTggcagactgtgtgtgtctgatgtctCTGGAAAAGGCTTGTGTTGTGCCTGTGGATACACACGTGTGGCAAATCGCAAAACGAGACTACAGTTGTGTGGCGGGCAACGGGCAGAAGAGCCTCACAGACAAGGTCCACCGTCAAATAG GGGACTTCTTCAGGCAGCTGTGGGGTCCTTATGCTGGTTGGGCACACTCG GTGTTGTTCTGTTCCGACCTGAAGAAGTTCCAGAAGCTGAAAGAAACACACTCTctgaaacaggaggaggaggagaaggtcaagataaaggtggagggagagggaataaaCAAGAAAATTCACAAAATGTGTAATAGAGAG GTTCATGACATGATTAACTGCAAACCAAGGTCGCTGTCAGTGGAGATTGTTCCTGATCACTTTGTAGAATGA
- the ogg1 gene encoding N-glycosylase/DNA lyase isoform X2 yields MSQHSLLSAGTKSWRSLACSRSELRLDLTLGCGQSFRWRETGDGHWTGVMGGRVWTLTQTDDTLWYHTYNSPNTIGGDGRKRRAGSLLQGSKGSGKRSKGVIEVKEEEEGEPVAVTPDRNEEELLNDYFQLKVKLGDLYRDWGAADPHFNSIAKIFTGVRMLRQDPTECLFSFICTSNNHISRIQGMVERLCQSLGTPLCQLDQTSYHDFPSLHALADNSVEACLRDLGFGYRARFMQQSARQILDSHGGPHWLQGLRSAPYLQARDALRTLPGVGPKVADCVCLMSLEKACVVPVDTHVWQIAKRDYSCVAGNGQKSLTDKVHRQIGDFFRQLWGPYAGWAHSVLFCSDLKKFQKLKETHSLKQEEEEKVKIKVEGEGINKKIHKMCNREVNMSVKEEVE; encoded by the exons ATGTCTCAGCATTCATTGCTGTCGGCGGGGACCAAGTCATGGCGCTCCCTGGCCTGCTCACGATCAGAGCTCCGTTTGGACCTCACACTAGGCTGCGGACAGAGCTTCCG CTGGCGAGAGACAGGGGATGGCCACTGGACCGGAGTGATGGGGGGACGAGTGTGGACTCTCACCCAGACAGACGACACACTATGGTACCACACATACAATAGCCCCAACACCATAGGAGGGGATGGGAGGAAGCGGAGGGCAGGTTCCTTGCTCCAGGGGTCAAAGGGGTCAGGGAAAAGATCCAAGGGAGTGATAGaggtgaaggaggaagaagagggggagccAGTGGCTGTGACCCCAGACAGGAATGAGGAAGAGCTGCTGAATGATTATTTCCAGCTGAAGGTGAAGCTGGGGGATCTGTACAGAGATTGGGGAGCAGCCGACCCACACTTTAACAGCATTGCCAAGATCTTCACAG GTGTGCGTATGCTGCGTCAGGACCCCACAGAGTGCCTGTTCTCCTTCATCTGCACCTCTAACAACCACATCTCTCGTATCCAGGGCATGGTGGAGAGGCTGTGCCAGTCCTTGGGCACCCCTCTGTGTCAGCTGGACCAGACCAGCTACCACGACTTCCCCTCCCTGCATGCACTCGCAG ACAACAGTGTGGAGGCTTGTCTGAGGGACctggggtttgggtacagggccAGGTTCATGCAGCAGAGTGCAAGACAGATCCTGGACTCTCACGGTGGGCCCCATTGGCTCCAGGGGCTCCGCAGTGCCCCCTACCTGCAGGCACGTGACGCACTGCGCACCCTGCCCGGGGTAGGCCCCAAG GTggcagactgtgtgtgtctgatgtctCTGGAAAAGGCTTGTGTTGTGCCTGTGGATACACACGTGTGGCAAATCGCAAAACGAGACTACAGTTGTGTGGCGGGCAACGGGCAGAAGAGCCTCACAGACAAGGTCCACCGTCAAATAG GGGACTTCTTCAGGCAGCTGTGGGGTCCTTATGCTGGTTGGGCACACTCG GTGTTGTTCTGTTCCGACCTGAAGAAGTTCCAGAAGCTGAAAGAAACACACTCTctgaaacaggaggaggaggagaaggtcaagataaaggtggagggagagggaataaaCAAGAAAATTCACAAAATGTGTAATAGAGAGGTGAATATGTctgtgaaggaggaggtggagtga
- the qars1 gene encoding glutamine--tRNA ligase, which translates to MADPLTLFTSIGLSEQKAKETLKNDALCSALKDAIAQAQRVLGAAGVDKATGTLLYTMTSRLRDPKRLGFLTDHIAQRKICTELQLAAALEFVKSHPQDPINQQEFESLCGVGVVITPEQIEDKVEKVIKKHKDQLLQERYRFNMGLLMGEARGGLMWADGKMIKNEVDMQVLHLLGPKTEADLEKKPKAQKAKAPAGEVKEELTMNGEIKIEGRSLMDELRGVALNFHKPGENYKTEGYVVTPKTMDLLKQHLEFTGGQIRTRFPPEPNGILHIGHAKAINFNFGYAKANDGICYLRYDDTNPEKEEEKYFTAIKDMVEWLGYKPYEITHASDNFQRLYDLAVDLIRRGHAYVCHQRGEELKGHNPPPSPWRERPAEESLVLFDRMRRGLFAEGEATVRMKIVMEDGKMDPVAYRIKYTAHHRTGDAWCIYPTYDYTHCLCDSIENITHSLCTKEFQARRSSYFWLCNALDVYCPVQWEYGRLNLTYTVVSKRKIIKLVEEGTVRDWDDPRLFTLTALRRRGFPSEAINNFCAKVGVTVAQATMEPHMLESCVRDVLNDHAPRAMAVLEPLKVTIANLPEGIRNDVRVPDFPANEFMGSHVVPFTRTIFIEQSDFREVMEKGYKRLTPDQPVGLRHAGYVISVQKVIKDAQGRVVELEVHCCSSNEASEKPKAFIHWVSEPQKCEIRLYERLFLHKNPEDPSEVPGGFLSDINPNSLQVIDSALVDISVSKAKVFDKFQFERVGYFALDPDSTADKLVFNRTVTLKEDPGKM; encoded by the exons ATGGCGGATCCGTTGACACTATTCACTTCTATCGGGCTAAGTGAGCAGAAAGCGAAGGAGACTTTGAAAAATGATGCCTTATGTTCTGCCCTAAAGGATGCTATTGCACAG GCCCAGCGGGTGCTTGGGGCGGCAGGAGTGGACAAAGCGACAGGGACCCTCCTGTACACAATGACTTCTCGTCTTCGAGACCCCAAACGCCTGGGCTTCCTCACAGATCACATCGCTCAACGCAAGATCTGTACAGAGCTGCAACTGGCAG CTGCTTTGGAGTTTGTGAAGAGCCATCCCCAGGACCCTATCAACCAGCAGGAGTTTGAGTCTTTGTGTGGAGTGGGAGTGGTCATAACACCAGAGCAGATTGAAGACAAG GTGGAAAAAGTGATCAAGAAGCACAAAGACCAGCTACTGCAGGAGAGGTACCGTTTTAACATGGGACTGCTCATGG GGGAGGCTCGTGGTGGCCTGATGTGGGCTGATGGGAAGATGATCAAAAATGAGGTGGACATGCAG GTCCTCCATCTCCTTGGCCCAAAGACAGAGGCTGACCTGGAGAAGAAACCCAAG GCTCAGAAGGCTAAGGCTCCAGCTGGTGAGGTGAAGGAGGAGCTCACAATGAATG GGGAGATAAAGATTGAGGGCAGATCGCTGATGGATGAGCTGAGAGGAGTGGCCTTGAATTTCCACAAAccag GAGAGAACTATAAAACAGAGGGCTATGTGGTCACTCCTAAAACCATGGACCTGTTGAAGCAGCATCTGGAGTTCACTGGAGGACAG ATTCGAACTCGTTTCCCTCCAGAGCCCAATGGTATTCTTCACATTGGTCATGCCAAAGCCATCAACTTTAATTTTGGCTACGCTAAG gcTAACGATGGGATCTGCTACTTGAGGTATGATGACACTAACCCAGAAAAGGAAGAGGAGAAGTACTTCACTGCCATCAAAGACATGGTGGAGTGGCTGG gttaTAAGCCTTATGAAATCACTCACGCCTCCGACAACTTCCAGAGACTTTACGACCTGGCAGTGGACCTCATCCGTAG GGGCCATGCCTACGTGTGTCACCAGCGGGGGGAGGAGCTGAAGGGTCACAACCCGCCCCCGTCGCCATGGCGAGAGCGTCCTGCTGAGGAGTCATTGGTGCTGTTTGACAGGATGAGGCGGGGCCTGTTCGCTGAGGGAGAGGCCACAGTCAGGATGAAGATAGTGATGGAGGACGGCAAGATGGACCCCGTGGCCTACAGGATCAAATACACAGCCCACCATCGCACAGGGGACgcatg GTGTATCTATCCTACCTATGACTACACCCACTGTCTGTGTGACTCCATTGAAAACATCACCCACTCACTCTGCACCAAGGAGTTCCAGGCCAG GCGGTCATCGTATTTCTGGCTGTGTAATGCTCTGGACGTGTACTGCCCTGTGCAGTGGGAATATGGCCGTCTGAACCTCACCTACACCGTGGTCTCCAAGAGGAAGATCATCAAACTGGTGGAGGAAGGAACTGTCAG GGACTGGGACGACCCTCGTCTCTTCACTCTGACTGCTCTGAGGAGGAGGGGCTTCCCATCTGAGGCCATCAACAACTTCTGTGCGAAG GTTGGAGTGACTGTTGCCCAGGCAACGATGGAGCCCCACATGTTAGAGTCATGTGTGAGGGATGTGCTGAATGACCACGCCCCCCGAGCCATGGCCGTCCTGGAGCCCCTCAAAGTCACCATCGCCAACCTGCCTGAGGGCATACGG AATGATGTCCGTGTGCCTGACTTCCCAGCCAATGAGTTCATGGGCAGCCATGTTGTTCCATTTACACGCACCATCTTCATCGAGCAGAGTGACTTTAGAGAG GTGATGGAGAAGGGCTACAAGCGTCTGACCCCAGATCAGCCAGTAGGCCTGAGGCATGCTGGCTATGTCATATCTGTACAGAAGGTCATCAAG gaTGCCCAGGGCAGGGTGGTGGAGTTGGAGGTGCATTGCTGTAGTTCCAATGAGGCTTCAGAGAAACCTAAGGCCTTCATCCACTGGGTCAGCGAGCCCCAGAAGTGTGAAATCCGTCTATACGAAAGACT ATTCCTTCACAAAAATCCTGAGGATCCGTCTGAGGTGCCCGGCGGCTTCCTAAGTGACATCAACCCT aACTCCCTGCAAGTGATTGACAGTGCCTTGGTGGACATCTCCGTGAGCAAGGCAAAAGTGTTTGATAAGTTCCAATTTGAGAGAGTGGGCTACTTTGCACTGGACCCAGACAGCACAGCAGACAAG CTTGTCTTCAACAGAACGGTCACCCTCAAAGAGGATCCCGGGAAGATGTGA
- the LOC109869111 gene encoding glutamine-rich protein 1 isoform X1 codes for MNNMEGSGGSFEDLVRLKARSVPQHRMKEFLESLANKGPEALQEFNHQSGATATTTTTTTVYQQGANCIYTDNTEVAGSLLELACPQQQVQVSQQQGMAAQQQLSPNLTTAMHQGQDIIQVQIGGQNQGQVVGVGGQVLQLPSSSNQQLQGVTTAQLIQSGDLTEEQHQQLQAQLMAAVAGGQQIQIQTVGALSPSQQQGSPRGNTIQTTSPLQPAKKRKVDMPITVSYALPGQQLATVLAIPQGQGQQQSYVSLRPDVLTVDSSHLYSATGTITSPTGETWTIPVYSAPPGSRDQGGVTHIAIPQEAYSAVQVGGGTTTTMAHTTPTQVTIGSSHAVSTMTGSSVGHEEVQYQTVAANSLFPAQFMHGNIHIPVAVQGYGNTTQSLIWDPQQQVLHTQGGVQVQDTQQLQGQTMAVAEMEGQGHTEMMLPCSLKPEEGLDVWKLWAQRKNAELDKDEINKLAPIGRRQALRFQEDLVSCAVAELSVGLSHMCQEARGLEGETYGADVLYYVFLCIQKYLVDNGRVDDVFSDPYYGRFSQCLHRILEPWRPSVHPLGPGYLIASQVTEEMLWECKQLGAHSPATLLTTLMFFNTKYFQLKTVEQHLKLAFSKVLRHTRKSPNNPKDKCTSIRYLKPVGQHQIGQKVTDDMYAEQLEHPENPLRCPIKLYDFYLFKCPQSAKGRNDAFYLNPEPVVAPNSPLWYSTQPINREQMEHILARCLIVREIQEAVANMH; via the exons ATGAATAACATGGAGGGTTCGGGGGGCTCGTTTGAGGATCTGGTGAGGCTGAAGGCCCGCAGTGTCCCCCAGCATCGGATGAAGGAGTTCCTGGAGTCCCTGGCCAACAAGGGCCCCGAGGCACTGCAGGAGTTCAATCATCAGAGCGGTGCTACCgccacaaccactaccaccactacggTGTACCAGCAGGGAGCAAACTGCATATACACAGACAACACCGAGGTGGCTGGGTCACTGCTGGAACTGGCCTGTCCG CAACAGCAAGTACAGGTGTCCCAGCAACAGGGGATGGCAGCACAGCAGCAGCTCTCACCAAATCTGACCACAGCCATGCACCAAGGCCAAGACATAATACAG GTGCAGATCGGGGGGCAAAATCAGGGCCaggtggttggggtggggggccaggtgCTGCAGCTGCCCTCCTCCTCCAATCAACAGCTACAGGGGGTCACCACAGCCCAGCTAATACAGTCCGGGGACCTCACAGAAGAACAGCACCAACAG CTGCAGGCCCAGTTGATGGCAGCGGTGGCGGGTGGTCAACAGATCCAGATACAGACGGTGGgagctctctccccctcccagcaGCAGGGCTCTCCCCGGGGAAACACCATCCAGACCACCTCCCCCCTCCAGCCAGCCAAGAAGCGTAAGGTGGACATGCCCATCACAGTGTCCTACGCCCTGCCTGGTCAGCAGCTGGCCACTGTGCTAGCAATCCCCCAGGGTCAGGGACAGCAGCAGAGCTATGTATCTCTGAGGCCAGACGTGTTGACTGTAGATAGCAGCCACCTGTACAGTGCTACAGGTACCATCACCAGCCCCACTGGAGAGACCTGGACCATCCCAGTCTACTCTGCCCCGCCAGGGTCACGTGATCAGGGTGGTGTCACACACATCGCCATCCCCCAGGAAGCATACAGCGCTGTGCAGGTTGGTGGGGGGACTACAACGACAATGGCACACACTACGCCAACGCAAGTTACGATCGGCTCGAGTCATGCAGTTTCCACGATGACCGGGTCGTCGGTGGGTCATGAAGAAGTGCAATACCAGACAGTGGCGGCCAACTCTCTATTCCCGGCCCAGTTCATGCACGGGAACATCCACATCCCTGTGGCGGTGCAAGGGTACGGCAACACCACGCAGTCGCTCATCTGGGACCCCCAGCAGCAGGTGCTGCACACACAGGGAGGGGTGCAGGTCCAGGACACACAGCAACTACAG GGTCAGACCATGGCAGTAGCAGAGATGGAGGGCCAGGGGCATACAGAGATGATGCTTCCCTGTTCTCTGAAGCCTGAGGAGGGGCTTGACGTGTGGAAGCTCTGGGCCCAGAGGAAGAACGCCGAGCTGGACAAGGACGAGATCAACAAACTAGCTCCCATTGGCC gccggCAGGCACTGAGGTTCCAGGAGGACCTGGTGTCGTGTGCGGTTGCTGAGCTCAGTGTGGGGCTGTCTCACATGTGCCAGGAGGCCcgagggctggagggagagactTATGGGGCTGACGTTCTCTATTACGTCTTCCTCTGCATACAGAAg tATCTGGTTGATAATGGTCGTGTGGATGACGTGTTTTCAGACCCATACTACGGGCGCTTCTCCCAGTGTCTGCATCGGATACTGGAGCCTTGGAGGCCAAGCGTCCATCCACTAG GCCCAGGTTACCTCATCGCCAGTCAGGTGACAGAGGAGATGCTGTGGGAGTGTAAACAGCTGGGTGCCCATTCCCCTGCAACGCTACTGACTACGCTGATGTTCTTCAACACCAA GTACTTCCAGCTGAAGACTGTGGAGCAGCATCTGAAGCTGGCCTTCTCCAAGGTCCTGAGACACACCAGGAAGAGCCCCAACAACCCCAAAGACAAGTGCACCAGCATCCGCTACCTGAAGCCTGTTGGCCAGCACCAGATAGGACAGAAAG TGACAGATGACATGTATGCAGAGCAGTTGGAGCACCCAGAGAACCCTCTGCGCTGCCCCATCAAACTCTACGACTTCTACCTCTTCAAATG tCCACAGAGTGCTAAAGGCCGCAACGACGCCTTCTACCTGAACCCTGAACCCGTGGTGGCGCCCAACAGCCCCCTGTGGTACTCCACCCAGCCAATCAACAGAGAGCAGATGGAGCACATCCTCGCTCGCTGCCTTATCGTGAGAGAGATCCAGGAAGCTGTTGCCAACATGCACTAG
- the LOC109869111 gene encoding glutamine-rich protein 1 isoform X3: MNNMEGSGGSFEDLVRLKARSVPQHRMKEFLESLANKGPEALQEFNHQSGATATTTTTTTVYQQGANCIYTDNTEVAGSLLELACPQQQVQVSQQQGMAAQQQLSPNLTTAMHQGQDIIQVQIGGQNQGQVVGVGGQVLQLPSSSNQQLQGVTTAQLIQSGDLTEEQHQQLQAQLMAAVAGGQQIQIQTVGALSPSQQQGSPRGNTIQTTSPLQPAKKRKVDMPITVSYALPGQQLATVLAIPQGQGQQQSYVSLRPDVLTVDSSHLYSATGTITSPTGETWTIPVYSAPPGSRDQGGVTHIAIPQEAYSAVQVGGGTTTTMAHTTPTQVTIGSSHAVSTMTGSSVGHEEVQYQTVAANSLFPAQFMHGNIHIPVAVQGYGNTTQSLIWDPQQQVLHTQGGVQVQDTQQLQGQTMAVAEMEGQGHTEMMLPCSLKPEEGLDVWKLWAQRKNAELDKDEINKLAPIGRRQALRFQEDLVSCAVAELSVGLSHMCQEARGLEGETYGADVLYYVFLCIQKYLVDNGRVDDVFSDPYYGRFSQCLHRILEPWRPSVHPLGPGYLIASQVTEEMLWECKQLGAHSPATLLTTLMFFNTK; the protein is encoded by the exons ATGAATAACATGGAGGGTTCGGGGGGCTCGTTTGAGGATCTGGTGAGGCTGAAGGCCCGCAGTGTCCCCCAGCATCGGATGAAGGAGTTCCTGGAGTCCCTGGCCAACAAGGGCCCCGAGGCACTGCAGGAGTTCAATCATCAGAGCGGTGCTACCgccacaaccactaccaccactacggTGTACCAGCAGGGAGCAAACTGCATATACACAGACAACACCGAGGTGGCTGGGTCACTGCTGGAACTGGCCTGTCCG CAACAGCAAGTACAGGTGTCCCAGCAACAGGGGATGGCAGCACAGCAGCAGCTCTCACCAAATCTGACCACAGCCATGCACCAAGGCCAAGACATAATACAG GTGCAGATCGGGGGGCAAAATCAGGGCCaggtggttggggtggggggccaggtgCTGCAGCTGCCCTCCTCCTCCAATCAACAGCTACAGGGGGTCACCACAGCCCAGCTAATACAGTCCGGGGACCTCACAGAAGAACAGCACCAACAG CTGCAGGCCCAGTTGATGGCAGCGGTGGCGGGTGGTCAACAGATCCAGATACAGACGGTGGgagctctctccccctcccagcaGCAGGGCTCTCCCCGGGGAAACACCATCCAGACCACCTCCCCCCTCCAGCCAGCCAAGAAGCGTAAGGTGGACATGCCCATCACAGTGTCCTACGCCCTGCCTGGTCAGCAGCTGGCCACTGTGCTAGCAATCCCCCAGGGTCAGGGACAGCAGCAGAGCTATGTATCTCTGAGGCCAGACGTGTTGACTGTAGATAGCAGCCACCTGTACAGTGCTACAGGTACCATCACCAGCCCCACTGGAGAGACCTGGACCATCCCAGTCTACTCTGCCCCGCCAGGGTCACGTGATCAGGGTGGTGTCACACACATCGCCATCCCCCAGGAAGCATACAGCGCTGTGCAGGTTGGTGGGGGGACTACAACGACAATGGCACACACTACGCCAACGCAAGTTACGATCGGCTCGAGTCATGCAGTTTCCACGATGACCGGGTCGTCGGTGGGTCATGAAGAAGTGCAATACCAGACAGTGGCGGCCAACTCTCTATTCCCGGCCCAGTTCATGCACGGGAACATCCACATCCCTGTGGCGGTGCAAGGGTACGGCAACACCACGCAGTCGCTCATCTGGGACCCCCAGCAGCAGGTGCTGCACACACAGGGAGGGGTGCAGGTCCAGGACACACAGCAACTACAG GGTCAGACCATGGCAGTAGCAGAGATGGAGGGCCAGGGGCATACAGAGATGATGCTTCCCTGTTCTCTGAAGCCTGAGGAGGGGCTTGACGTGTGGAAGCTCTGGGCCCAGAGGAAGAACGCCGAGCTGGACAAGGACGAGATCAACAAACTAGCTCCCATTGGCC gccggCAGGCACTGAGGTTCCAGGAGGACCTGGTGTCGTGTGCGGTTGCTGAGCTCAGTGTGGGGCTGTCTCACATGTGCCAGGAGGCCcgagggctggagggagagactTATGGGGCTGACGTTCTCTATTACGTCTTCCTCTGCATACAGAAg tATCTGGTTGATAATGGTCGTGTGGATGACGTGTTTTCAGACCCATACTACGGGCGCTTCTCCCAGTGTCTGCATCGGATACTGGAGCCTTGGAGGCCAAGCGTCCATCCACTAG GCCCAGGTTACCTCATCGCCAGTCAGGTGACAGAGGAGATGCTGTGGGAGTGTAAACAGCTGGGTGCCCATTCCCCTGCAACGCTACTGACTACGCTGATGTTCTTCAACACCAAGTGA
- the LOC109869111 gene encoding glutamine-rich protein 1 isoform X2 yields MNNMEGSGGSFEDLVRLKARSVPQHRMKEFLESLANKGPEALQEFNHQSGATATTTTTTTVYQQGANCIYTDNTEVAGSLLELACPQQQVQVSQQQGMAAQQQLSPNLTTAMHQGQDIIQVQIGGQNQGQVVGVGGQVLQLPSSSNQQLQGVTTAQLIQSGDLTEEQHQQLQAQLMAAVAGGQQIQIQTVGALSPSQQQGSPRGNTIQTTSPLQPAKKRKVDMPITVSYALPGQQLATVLAIPQGQGQQQSYVSLRPDVLTVDSSHLYSATGTITSPTGETWTIPVYSAPPGSRDQGGVTHIAIPQEAYSAVQVGGGTTTTMAHTTPTQVTIGSSHAVSTMTGSSVGHEEVQYQTVAANSLFPAQFMHGNIHIPVAVQGYGNTTQSLIWDPQQQVLHTQGGVQVQDTQQLQGQTMAVAEMEGQGHTEMMLPCSLKPEEGLDVWKLWAQRKNAELDKDEINKLAPIGRRQALRFQEDLVSCAVAELSVGLSHMCQEARGLEGETYGADVLYYVFLCIQKYLVDNGRVDDVFSDPYYGRFSQCLHRILEPWRPSVHPLGYLIASQVTEEMLWECKQLGAHSPATLLTTLMFFNTKYFQLKTVEQHLKLAFSKVLRHTRKSPNNPKDKCTSIRYLKPVGQHQIGQKVTDDMYAEQLEHPENPLRCPIKLYDFYLFKCPQSAKGRNDAFYLNPEPVVAPNSPLWYSTQPINREQMEHILARCLIVREIQEAVANMH; encoded by the exons ATGAATAACATGGAGGGTTCGGGGGGCTCGTTTGAGGATCTGGTGAGGCTGAAGGCCCGCAGTGTCCCCCAGCATCGGATGAAGGAGTTCCTGGAGTCCCTGGCCAACAAGGGCCCCGAGGCACTGCAGGAGTTCAATCATCAGAGCGGTGCTACCgccacaaccactaccaccactacggTGTACCAGCAGGGAGCAAACTGCATATACACAGACAACACCGAGGTGGCTGGGTCACTGCTGGAACTGGCCTGTCCG CAACAGCAAGTACAGGTGTCCCAGCAACAGGGGATGGCAGCACAGCAGCAGCTCTCACCAAATCTGACCACAGCCATGCACCAAGGCCAAGACATAATACAG GTGCAGATCGGGGGGCAAAATCAGGGCCaggtggttggggtggggggccaggtgCTGCAGCTGCCCTCCTCCTCCAATCAACAGCTACAGGGGGTCACCACAGCCCAGCTAATACAGTCCGGGGACCTCACAGAAGAACAGCACCAACAG CTGCAGGCCCAGTTGATGGCAGCGGTGGCGGGTGGTCAACAGATCCAGATACAGACGGTGGgagctctctccccctcccagcaGCAGGGCTCTCCCCGGGGAAACACCATCCAGACCACCTCCCCCCTCCAGCCAGCCAAGAAGCGTAAGGTGGACATGCCCATCACAGTGTCCTACGCCCTGCCTGGTCAGCAGCTGGCCACTGTGCTAGCAATCCCCCAGGGTCAGGGACAGCAGCAGAGCTATGTATCTCTGAGGCCAGACGTGTTGACTGTAGATAGCAGCCACCTGTACAGTGCTACAGGTACCATCACCAGCCCCACTGGAGAGACCTGGACCATCCCAGTCTACTCTGCCCCGCCAGGGTCACGTGATCAGGGTGGTGTCACACACATCGCCATCCCCCAGGAAGCATACAGCGCTGTGCAGGTTGGTGGGGGGACTACAACGACAATGGCACACACTACGCCAACGCAAGTTACGATCGGCTCGAGTCATGCAGTTTCCACGATGACCGGGTCGTCGGTGGGTCATGAAGAAGTGCAATACCAGACAGTGGCGGCCAACTCTCTATTCCCGGCCCAGTTCATGCACGGGAACATCCACATCCCTGTGGCGGTGCAAGGGTACGGCAACACCACGCAGTCGCTCATCTGGGACCCCCAGCAGCAGGTGCTGCACACACAGGGAGGGGTGCAGGTCCAGGACACACAGCAACTACAG GGTCAGACCATGGCAGTAGCAGAGATGGAGGGCCAGGGGCATACAGAGATGATGCTTCCCTGTTCTCTGAAGCCTGAGGAGGGGCTTGACGTGTGGAAGCTCTGGGCCCAGAGGAAGAACGCCGAGCTGGACAAGGACGAGATCAACAAACTAGCTCCCATTGGCC gccggCAGGCACTGAGGTTCCAGGAGGACCTGGTGTCGTGTGCGGTTGCTGAGCTCAGTGTGGGGCTGTCTCACATGTGCCAGGAGGCCcgagggctggagggagagactTATGGGGCTGACGTTCTCTATTACGTCTTCCTCTGCATACAGAAg tATCTGGTTGATAATGGTCGTGTGGATGACGTGTTTTCAGACCCATACTACGGGCGCTTCTCCCAGTGTCTGCATCGGATACTGGAGCCTTGGAGGCCAAGCGTCCATCCACTAG GTTACCTCATCGCCAGTCAGGTGACAGAGGAGATGCTGTGGGAGTGTAAACAGCTGGGTGCCCATTCCCCTGCAACGCTACTGACTACGCTGATGTTCTTCAACACCAA GTACTTCCAGCTGAAGACTGTGGAGCAGCATCTGAAGCTGGCCTTCTCCAAGGTCCTGAGACACACCAGGAAGAGCCCCAACAACCCCAAAGACAAGTGCACCAGCATCCGCTACCTGAAGCCTGTTGGCCAGCACCAGATAGGACAGAAAG TGACAGATGACATGTATGCAGAGCAGTTGGAGCACCCAGAGAACCCTCTGCGCTGCCCCATCAAACTCTACGACTTCTACCTCTTCAAATG tCCACAGAGTGCTAAAGGCCGCAACGACGCCTTCTACCTGAACCCTGAACCCGTGGTGGCGCCCAACAGCCCCCTGTGGTACTCCACCCAGCCAATCAACAGAGAGCAGATGGAGCACATCCTCGCTCGCTGCCTTATCGTGAGAGAGATCCAGGAAGCTGTTGCCAACATGCACTAG